TTGATATAGATAATAAAAATGAACTAATCCAAAAACTTCATTCCTTTAAGATAGATTTAGTTGTAATTGGACCAGAGATACCTCTAGCAAGTGGATTAGCTGATTTTCTTCGAGAAAAAGATTTTAAAGTATTTGGTCCTAATAAAGATGGAGCAAAATTAGAGTTTAGCAAATCTTGGGCAAAGGAATTTATGCAAGATGCAAATATTCCAACTGCAAACTTTTGGAAAGTCAATTCTCTTGAAGAAGCTAAAAAAATTATCAACGCATCACCGTTTCCACTGGTGGTAAAAGCTGATGGTCTAGCTTCAGGTAAGGGTGTTTTTATTCCTAATTCAAAAAATGAATGCTTTAAAGCCGCAGAGTTAATTTTCAATGGTAAATTTGGTAAATCTGGGGATGTAGTTGTTTTAGAAGAAAAAATTCAAGGGCCAGAAGTTTCAGTTTTTGCTTTATGCGATGGGAAGAGATACACATTACTTCCAACCGCCCAAGATCACAAAAGACTTAATGAAAAAGATAAAGGTCCAAATACAGGAGGTATGGGAGCTTATTCTCCTGCCCCATTATTAACAAAAGATTACCTTGATAGAATTATCGTCGAGATAATTGAACCTACAATAAATGAATTAAATAAAAGAAATATTGACTATAGAGGAGTAATTTACTTTGGGTTAATGATCACAGAATCAGGGCCCAAAGTTATAGAATATAATTGCAGATTTGGTGATCCAGAATGCCAAACAATAATGCCATTAATGGATCAAAATTTTGTATTTCTTTTAGAAAAATGCTCAATGGGAACTTTAACTGGTGATGAAAAAATTAATAATTCTGATAAGGTTAGTGGTTGCGTAATAGCTACCTCCAAAGGTTATCCTCACGAATATAAAGTTGGCTTTCAAATAAATATAGGTAATATTGACTCAAATGATTGCCAAATTTTCGACTCAGGTACTTCTTTAAGCGAAAATGGGAAATTATTAACTGATGGAGGAAGAGTCTTAAGTATTGTCTGTCAAGATAAAGATTTCGATATGGTTTTTGAAAAAGCATACAAAAATTTAAAAAAAATTCATTTTGAGGGTATTTATTTTAGAAATGATATAGGTCATCAAGTCAGAAAAAACTTTTCTAAGAAAAATTAAGCTTATGGTGGATACCAATAATCGAGGAAGTAGAAAACATAACATCACTGACGATGAAGATATGAATAATAACTATTGGATTAATGGACTTCTCGCATGGTGGAGTGGGTTCAGTTTAAGAACAAAGTTGTTAGCTATAGCCACTCTTGTCGTAAGCCTACTAATGACAGGAATAACTTTTTTTGCACTAAATAGTATTCAAAGAGATGCAGGAATGAACGATACAAGATATGCACGAGATCTTGGCTTATTGTTATCTGGGAATGTTACAGAATTAGTCGCTAATAACCAAAAGAAAGAAATTTCAAATGTAGCTGAAAAGTTTTGGAGATCAAGTCGAAACCTGCGTTATATATTCTTTACTGATGATGAAGATATTGTTCAACTTGGAATACCGATCAGTGCAACACCAACAAGCTCAGACAGTCAGTTTCAGCTCACTAGAAGACTAAAACTACCCTCAGAATTAAAGAAGAGGCCACAATTCCCATTAGTCAGGCAGCATGCGACACCTCAAGGTCAAGTAACAGATGTATTTGTCCCGATGTTATGGAAAGGCAAATATCTTGGAACTTTAGCTTTGGGAGTCACCCCTAATAAAAAAGCACTAGCCAGTGCTGCCTTAACTAGAGAAGTAACCATTGCAGTATTTATCTCTATTTGGGTTTTGGTAATACTTGGAGCTGTATTTAATGCACTTACTATTACAAGACCCGTCAGAGAGTTAGTAAGAGGTGTTAGAGAAATTTCGAGAGGAAATTTCAAATCCAGAATTTCTTTACCCATGACAGGAGATCTAGGAGAACTCTTAAATGGATTTAACCGAATGGCCACACAGCTAGAAAATTATGACGAAGCTAATATAGAAGAACTAAAAGCGGCGCAAATCAAGCAGCAATCCCTAATAGCTACCATGGCCGATGGTGCCATATTATTGGACTCACAAGGCAAGATTGTACTTACTAATCCAACAGCGAAGAGACTATTTCGTTGGGAAGGGAGATCCTTAGAGGGTAAAGATTTTTTAAATGAAATTCCCGAAATTTTATCTAACGACTTACATACGAATATTGAATGTATCTTAAACAGGGAAAAGGAAAAGGACGATTTAAGATTCAGTTTAGGAGAACCAGCAAGAACCTTGAGAATTGTCTTGCAATCAGTTTTAGACACAAACAAAGTTGAATTAAAAGGAATTGCAGTGACAATCCAAGATTTAACTAGAGAAGTTGAACTTAACGCGGCACAAAATAGATTTATTAGCAATGTTTCGCACGAATTAAGGACACCACTTTTTAATATCAAAAGTTATGTAGAGACTTTACATGATTTAAAAGATCAGCTTTCTGATGAAGAACAAATAGAATTTTTGGGAATTGCAAATTCAGAGACTGATAGATTAACAAGACTTGTAAATGATGTTTTAGATTTATCAAGATTGGAGTCTGGGAAAATTATTCAACTAGAGCAAATGGATATAAAACCTGCAATAGAACAAACTCTGAGAAATTATAGACTTAATGCTACAGAAAAAAATGTTTCATTAGCTCATGATATAGAGGAAACTATTCCCCTAATTCTTGGAAATTTTGATTTACTTCTACAGGTTTTTGATAATTTGCTTGGTAATGGATTGAAATTTAGTCCGAAAAACAGCTCCCTAATTATAAGAGCTTATACTTGGCCAGATTCCTGCCCTGCTTTTCCTCCAATTATTAAAAATGATGCAGCCCCTCAATGCGAATTGGTTTCACCACTTCCAAAAGTAAGAATTGAGATTGCTGATACTGGATCAGGAATATCTCAATCTGATCAAGAAAAGATATTTGATCGTTTTTATAGAGTAGAGAATTCGGTTCATACTGAGCAAGGTACCGGTTTAGGTTTATCTATAGTGAGAGGAATAATTGAAAAACATGGTGGGGAAATTCGTATGGCTAGTGAATTAGGAGTAGGAACAACTTTCTGGTTTGACTTAGCCTTAGCACAATCAGATAAAGATGAATTATTGACAAAATCTATTAATAATTCAGATGCGTTTTCAGGTTCTGAAATTGGAGAAGTTATCTAATTATTTTCTAATCCTTTAAAAACATTTTGAACATTTTGATCAGGTACAACTCTGTGAGGGGCACCACTAAATATTTGTTCAAAATTTGAAAAAGAATCTTTTATTTCTGGTCCACTATTCGTAATAATAAATTCTCTTATTCGTTTATCATGCCATGATCCCCGCATTTTAAAAACATTTAAAGCTCGCGCCATCTCACCTTTTATTTCTACATATTGAAGCAACAATATCGTGTCTGTAATTGTTGAAATATGAGAATCAGTTATAGAGTGGCTTCCCATAAATTCTTCTGCCGTATTGGTAAAAAAGCCTGCTATCTCTTCTTGCTTTGTATAACCAGTAACTGCAATTACAAACTGTCTAAATGCATTCAAACTTACGCCTCTGGCTAATGCAGATAAAGAATCAATTGCCATTCTTTTTGGTTTAAACTGATTAATTTGCGTTTTTATAATTTGTAAGTGATCTTCTAAACCAGTTGATTCAGGATATGCACAAATAATTTTCAATAACCCATCACTTTCCATTTTTTCAAAATCTATACCCCAACTAGTCGCATTCCTAAGCAACTGAGCCCTAGATTCTTCATATGCAAAAAGTATTGCTCTTTCATTATTGTTATAAGCATCTTCAACAAATTTTGATACAAGCATTGTTTTGCCTGTACCAGTAGCTCCAGTAGCGAGAATTATGGAATCTTGAAAATATCCTCCACCACACATATCATCGAGATCTTTAACTCCAGAGCTAATCCTAATATTTGATGATCTCTGCGTTAATCTCATTGCTCCTAGAGCAAAGACGCTTATTCCATCCATTCCCATAGTAAATGGATATTCACCTTTCATATGTACAGTACCTCTTAACTTCAGAACTTCTAGAGTTCTTCTTCTCTTCTCTGACTCAAGAACATTTCTTAATAAGACAACATTATCAGATACAAATTCTTCTACACCATATCTAGCAATTGGTCCGTAATCATCCACTCTTTCAGTAGTCATAACAGTTGTCACACCTATTTCTTTTAATCTTGCTATCAATCTAAATATTTCCCTTCTAACAACGTAAATAGCATCATACTGTTGAAAGACAGCAGTTATTGAATCTATTGCAACTCTTTTAGCTTTATATTTTCTAATTGCATAACTAATTCTCTCAATAAGACCGGACAAGTCAAAGTTCCCCGCCACATCCTGACCATCAGGATCAGGAGATGCGTCCAAAATAAAAAGTTTATTTTGATCAATTAAT
Above is a window of Prochlorococcus marinus XMU1406 DNA encoding:
- the purD gene encoding phosphoribosylamine--glycine ligase, coding for MGIHSPSSRSFIRLENVLIIGNGGRENSLAWAIQKNELVKKVYLMPGNAGSERINKCERIKIDIDNKNELIQKLHSFKIDLVVIGPEIPLASGLADFLREKDFKVFGPNKDGAKLEFSKSWAKEFMQDANIPTANFWKVNSLEEAKKIINASPFPLVVKADGLASGKGVFIPNSKNECFKAAELIFNGKFGKSGDVVVLEEKIQGPEVSVFALCDGKRYTLLPTAQDHKRLNEKDKGPNTGGMGAYSPAPLLTKDYLDRIIVEIIEPTINELNKRNIDYRGVIYFGLMITESGPKVIEYNCRFGDPECQTIMPLMDQNFVFLLEKCSMGTLTGDEKINNSDKVSGCVIATSKGYPHEYKVGFQINIGNIDSNDCQIFDSGTSLSENGKLLTDGGRVLSIVCQDKDFDMVFEKAYKNLKKIHFEGIYFRNDIGHQVRKNFSKKN
- a CDS encoding HAMP domain-containing sensor histidine kinase; translated protein: MVDTNNRGSRKHNITDDEDMNNNYWINGLLAWWSGFSLRTKLLAIATLVVSLLMTGITFFALNSIQRDAGMNDTRYARDLGLLLSGNVTELVANNQKKEISNVAEKFWRSSRNLRYIFFTDDEDIVQLGIPISATPTSSDSQFQLTRRLKLPSELKKRPQFPLVRQHATPQGQVTDVFVPMLWKGKYLGTLALGVTPNKKALASAALTREVTIAVFISIWVLVILGAVFNALTITRPVRELVRGVREISRGNFKSRISLPMTGDLGELLNGFNRMATQLENYDEANIEELKAAQIKQQSLIATMADGAILLDSQGKIVLTNPTAKRLFRWEGRSLEGKDFLNEIPEILSNDLHTNIECILNREKEKDDLRFSLGEPARTLRIVLQSVLDTNKVELKGIAVTIQDLTREVELNAAQNRFISNVSHELRTPLFNIKSYVETLHDLKDQLSDEEQIEFLGIANSETDRLTRLVNDVLDLSRLESGKIIQLEQMDIKPAIEQTLRNYRLNATEKNVSLAHDIEETIPLILGNFDLLLQVFDNLLGNGLKFSPKNSSLIIRAYTWPDSCPAFPPIIKNDAAPQCELVSPLPKVRIEIADTGSGISQSDQEKIFDRFYRVENSVHTEQGTGLGLSIVRGIIEKHGGEIRMASELGVGTTFWFDLALAQSDKDELLTKSINNSDAFSGSEIGEVI
- the kaiC gene encoding circadian clock protein KaiC: MNDKKFGKSNKMQVQKLPTGIEGFDDVCRGGLPVSRSTLVSGTSGTGKTVFSLQYLHHGVCNFDEPGIFITFEESPLDIIRNAASFGWDLQELIDQNKLFILDASPDPDGQDVAGNFDLSGLIERISYAIRKYKAKRVAIDSITAVFQQYDAIYVVRREIFRLIARLKEIGVTTVMTTERVDDYGPIARYGVEEFVSDNVVLLRNVLESEKRRRTLEVLKLRGTVHMKGEYPFTMGMDGISVFALGAMRLTQRSSNIRISSGVKDLDDMCGGGYFQDSIILATGATGTGKTMLVSKFVEDAYNNNERAILFAYEESRAQLLRNATSWGIDFEKMESDGLLKIICAYPESTGLEDHLQIIKTQINQFKPKRMAIDSLSALARGVSLNAFRQFVIAVTGYTKQEEIAGFFTNTAEEFMGSHSITDSHISTITDTILLLQYVEIKGEMARALNVFKMRGSWHDKRIREFIITNSGPEIKDSFSNFEQIFSGAPHRVVPDQNVQNVFKGLENN